One window of Microcoleus vaginatus PCC 9802 genomic DNA carries:
- a CDS encoding acetolactate synthase small subunit, whose product MKHTLSVLVEDEAGVLTRIAGLFARRGFNIESLAVGPAEQGGVSRITMVVPGDDQIIEQLTKQLYKLINVLKVQDITEIPCVERELMLLKVNAASGTRSEIIELAQIFRARVVDIGDDTLTLEVVGDPGKMVAIVQVLNRFGIKEIARTGKIALTRESGVNTEFLKSLEAKL is encoded by the coding sequence ATGAAACACACTCTTTCGGTTTTAGTTGAAGATGAAGCGGGTGTCCTCACTCGAATTGCTGGTTTGTTTGCCCGTCGGGGTTTTAATATTGAAAGTCTGGCCGTTGGCCCGGCGGAACAAGGAGGAGTGTCTCGGATTACGATGGTTGTACCGGGAGATGACCAAATTATCGAGCAGTTGACAAAGCAACTGTACAAGTTGATTAACGTGCTTAAAGTTCAGGATATAACGGAAATTCCCTGTGTGGAACGGGAGTTAATGTTACTGAAAGTTAATGCTGCTAGCGGGACGCGATCGGAGATAATTGAGTTAGCTCAAATTTTTAGAGCGCGAGTTGTGGATATTGGTGATGATACGCTGACATTGGAAGTTGTGGGAGATCCCGGTAAAATGGTGGCGATCGTCCAGGTTCTGAATAGATTTGGGATTAAGGAAATTGCTCGTACTGGGAAAATTGCCCTAACGCGGGAGTCGGGGGTCAATACTGAGTTTCTCAAGTCTTTGGAAGCGAAACTTTAA
- a CDS encoding phosphodiesterase, translated as MFELDLFFYFEILAYFLGLSATLALVSAIYIKCHRRPSSLPLAQEQRQLAELKPDDLSAGLKMRKNFLIFPNSNLWPATDSFLGKVLGMGRAVFLAKQERLSVNSSPLVGPRTCKTLSLGISGSMGENLDRPNAENPPKFTASEQLEEHLLGEILAVTDSPGGAEFFDALVCHLASALGVRTAVAAKSIKPKARSNAATNRLQLISFWSDGQQQPNFECDTANTPEARVLEGGMYSCPDYLCETFPEDRRPIVIGARSFLGVLLKNSYGEPLGIICIFHDRPLVEAHLAKFRLILSIFAGRAAAELERQRLEAALSTVEAKYCALVEQMPAVTYISPLNRKAAKLYISPQIETFLGYSVAEWRADPDLWLKLVHPEDRDRVLVENATQKFTDGEDIFCEGSLVSEYRAIARNGRVVWFRDQATAVRDEASKSVILQGAMFDITETKVAASALLESEYRYYTLAKILPVGIFRADAAGDCLYVNERFLEMAGLTALMAIGEGWAQSLHPEDRERVLSQWYRAVTDKLPCKLEYRFCKGDFTTWVFWQAVPEMTKSGEVLGYLVTLTDITDRKQAEFALQQAEEKYRSIFENAIEGIFQTTPDGRYLSANPALARIYGYESAAELIANIQDIDRQLYLDPNRRVEFLRAIEKHGFVSEFESQVYRADGTTIWVSENGRAVRDPDGNLLYYEGTVEDITLRKIAEDKLVHDALHDMLTGLPNRALFMDRLGHAIALSKRRPEILFAVLFIDLDRFKVVNDSLGHLVGDRLLIAIAQRLGICLRAGDTVARLGGDEFAILLENIKSTDDAIVIAERVQAELAEPFYLNEYQVFTSASIGIVCSGFPPYPTETSKRSSLENLGNIDRETSLSCLSSDSPVPPVPLPMLYDRPEELLRDADAAMYHAKGLGKARHEVFDLSMHTRAVALLQLENDLRRALDSQEFQLYYQPIVSLISGKISGFEALLRWYHPQRGVVSPGEFILVAEETRLIIPMGWWMMRSACRQIHEWHQKFPANSPLTVSVNLSNQQFKQPDLIDRIREILQETQLDPRSLKLEITEGVIMENAESAVAILAELKNLEIQLYIDDFGTGYSSLSRLHTFPTDALKIDRAFVSRMTEDEGNEAIVQTILILASHLGMDVIAEGIETSEQLNLLRALQCEYGQGYFFSKPIDSMAATLLIESQPKW; from the coding sequence ATGTTCGAGCTAGATTTATTTTTTTACTTTGAGATTCTTGCATATTTTCTGGGATTATCGGCGACTTTAGCCTTGGTGTCCGCGATTTATATCAAGTGCCACCGAAGGCCATCTAGTCTACCGCTAGCCCAAGAGCAACGGCAGTTGGCAGAATTAAAGCCCGACGATTTATCTGCGGGATTGAAAATGCGGAAAAACTTTTTGATTTTCCCGAACTCAAATCTGTGGCCGGCAACTGACAGCTTCTTGGGTAAAGTTTTAGGTATGGGCCGCGCTGTATTCTTAGCCAAGCAAGAGCGCCTAAGTGTGAATTCTTCGCCTCTTGTGGGGCCTCGAACCTGCAAAACCCTAAGTCTGGGCATTTCGGGTTCGATGGGAGAAAATCTCGATCGCCCGAATGCCGAGAATCCTCCCAAATTTACTGCTTCCGAGCAATTAGAGGAACATTTGCTGGGCGAAATCCTAGCAGTTACTGATTCGCCGGGGGGGGCTGAATTCTTTGATGCCTTAGTTTGCCACTTAGCCTCAGCACTCGGAGTTCGCACCGCCGTCGCTGCCAAATCGATTAAGCCGAAGGCACGCAGCAATGCTGCGACCAATAGATTGCAACTTATCAGTTTTTGGAGCGACGGACAGCAGCAGCCAAACTTTGAGTGCGACACCGCCAATACTCCCGAAGCGCGGGTGCTCGAGGGGGGAATGTATTCGTGTCCCGACTACCTATGCGAAACCTTTCCAGAAGACCGCAGACCGATAGTTATAGGTGCGCGCAGTTTCCTGGGAGTCTTGCTGAAAAACTCTTACGGCGAACCTTTAGGCATTATTTGTATTTTTCACGATCGACCCCTGGTCGAAGCACATCTTGCCAAATTCCGATTAATTCTCAGCATCTTTGCGGGACGGGCAGCCGCCGAATTAGAGCGCCAGCGCCTAGAAGCAGCACTGTCCACTGTAGAAGCGAAATACTGCGCCCTGGTAGAACAAATGCCCGCTGTCACCTACATTTCTCCCCTCAACCGCAAGGCTGCCAAACTTTACATCAGCCCGCAAATCGAGACTTTTCTAGGTTATTCTGTAGCGGAATGGAGAGCAGATCCCGACCTGTGGCTGAAACTCGTTCACCCAGAAGACCGTGACCGTGTGTTAGTTGAAAACGCCACACAGAAATTCACTGATGGAGAAGATATCTTCTGCGAGGGGTCGCTGGTTTCAGAATACCGCGCGATCGCCCGCAACGGTCGAGTCGTCTGGTTCCGCGATCAAGCGACCGCAGTTCGCGATGAAGCAAGCAAGTCTGTCATTCTTCAAGGCGCAATGTTTGACATCACAGAGACTAAAGTAGCAGCCAGCGCCCTGCTAGAAAGCGAATACCGCTATTACACCTTGGCAAAAATACTGCCGGTCGGGATTTTTCGTGCCGACGCTGCTGGAGATTGCTTGTACGTCAATGAGCGATTTTTGGAGATGGCGGGACTGACTGCGCTAATGGCAATAGGCGAAGGTTGGGCGCAAAGTTTGCATCCGGAAGACCGCGAGCGTGTTTTGAGCCAGTGGTATCGCGCTGTCACAGACAAGTTGCCCTGTAAGTTAGAGTACCGTTTTTGCAAGGGTGACTTCACAACCTGGGTCTTTTGGCAAGCAGTGCCAGAAATGACCAAAAGCGGTGAAGTTCTAGGCTATCTCGTCACGTTGACGGATATCACCGATCGCAAGCAGGCAGAATTCGCCCTGCAACAGGCGGAAGAGAAATACCGCAGTATCTTTGAAAATGCGATCGAAGGCATTTTTCAGACAACGCCCGACGGACGCTACCTCAGCGCTAACCCTGCTTTGGCGAGAATTTACGGCTACGAGTCGGCCGCCGAATTGATCGCGAATATCCAAGATATAGACCGCCAACTTTACCTCGATCCCAATCGGCGCGTCGAGTTTTTGCGCGCGATCGAAAAACACGGTTTTGTGTCTGAGTTCGAGTCCCAAGTTTACCGCGCTGACGGCACTACTATCTGGGTTTCCGAGAACGGCCGGGCAGTTCGCGACCCTGACGGAAATTTACTTTACTACGAAGGCACTGTCGAAGATATTACCCTCCGCAAAATAGCAGAAGATAAGTTAGTACACGATGCTTTGCACGATATGCTAACCGGTTTGCCCAACCGAGCTTTATTTATGGATCGCTTGGGGCACGCGATCGCTCTTTCAAAACGCCGCCCCGAGATTTTGTTTGCGGTGCTGTTTATCGATCTCGATCGCTTTAAGGTTGTTAACGACAGTTTGGGGCATTTAGTTGGCGATCGGTTGCTGATTGCGATCGCGCAGCGCCTGGGAATCTGTTTGCGCGCTGGAGATACCGTTGCCCGTCTCGGCGGCGACGAATTCGCTATTTTGCTGGAAAATATCAAAAGCACCGACGATGCGATCGTGATTGCCGAACGAGTGCAGGCGGAACTGGCAGAGCCTTTTTACCTTAACGAGTATCAAGTTTTTACCAGTGCTAGCATTGGGATTGTTTGTTCTGGTTTTCCTCCCTATCCAACGGAAACCAGCAAACGGTCGAGCCTCGAAAATCTGGGAAATATCGATCGGGAAACTTCTTTGTCTTGCTTATCTTCCGACTCTCCTGTTCCCCCTGTCCCCTTACCCATGTTGTACGATCGACCTGAAGAACTGCTCCGAGATGCAGATGCTGCGATGTATCATGCTAAGGGATTGGGCAAAGCTCGCCACGAAGTTTTTGACTTAAGTATGCACACTCGCGCCGTCGCCCTTTTGCAACTGGAAAACGACCTGCGACGCGCTTTAGACTCCCAGGAATTTCAGCTTTACTATCAGCCCATCGTCTCTCTAATCAGCGGTAAAATCAGCGGTTTTGAAGCGCTGCTGCGGTGGTATCACCCGCAGCGGGGTGTCGTATCTCCTGGCGAGTTTATTTTAGTAGCTGAAGAAACGAGATTGATTATACCTATGGGCTGGTGGATGATGCGATCGGCTTGCCGTCAGATCCACGAGTGGCACCAAAAATTCCCAGCAAATTCGCCGTTGACTGTCAGCGTCAACCTTTCTAACCAACAATTTAAACAACCGGATTTAATCGATCGCATCCGCGAAATTTTACAAGAAACTCAGCTTGACCCCCGCAGTTTAAAGTTAGAAATTACTGAAGGGGTTATCATGGAAAATGCCGAATCTGCAGTGGCTATCCTCGCGGAATTGAAAAATTTAGAAATTCAATTATATATTGACGATTTCGGCACTGGCTATTCTTCTTTGAGCCGCCTGCACACTTTTCCAACTGATGCTTTAAAAATCGATCGAGCTTTTGTTAGCCGCATGACTGAAGATGAAGGCAACGAAGCGATTGTACAGACTATTTTAATTTTAGCCAGTCATTTAGGTATGGATGTAATTGCTGAAGGAATCGAAACCAGCGAACAGCTTAATTTACTCAGAGCCCTGCAATGCGAATACGGACAAGGATACTTTTTCTCAAAGCCGATAGACAGCATGGCAGCCACACTTTTGATAGAAAGTCAACCTAAATGGTAA
- a CDS encoding transposase has product MGVTLDQIIPRLYCILLSKATKNFSFIPKFMIVVERLYIDGQHQFYKQFDDLSFLLINLYNPGKYYMRKHFFPSVSKVGTTRLIRQLSAILKSTDGSQSFPVKISTQILKPVVHDWEDCQKSRIAYDLDLPRFSFLPSISQYKHKIWRRNLLSPDNQSREKRGGDKNNGLLHLSQNDIIISTKFPNLIKVRRGFPTASYFVEVANQKPVTLVDLNCHLRPGTHLGIDNVVVLASNKPTFTPTIYDKKHHKSINEGFNQRRAFLRSKLHQGKSTTRQIQQITFNQNKRLENYLHQTSSLIVKRLVDEKIIQLISGTKVRDKQNIRLEKKPQNFVVISHTQLIKFITYKTDLFCIKVIITQASYTNKPSFWDLEPVGKQESCQGKRGKRGWFSSFNESRINADVNAALNMIIKVNVNSPLEECHNRICVCNFTSPG; this is encoded by the coding sequence ATGGGTGTTACACTAGATCAGATAATCCCTAGACTTTATTGTATATTGCTTAGCAAAGCAACAAAAAACTTTTCGTTTATCCCAAAATTTATGATTGTTGTTGAAAGGCTTTACATAGATGGGCAGCATCAGTTTTATAAACAGTTTGATGACTTATCGTTTCTGTTGATAAATCTCTACAATCCTGGTAAATATTATATGAGGAAACACTTTTTTCCTTCGGTATCTAAAGTTGGTACTACCAGACTTATCAGACAGTTATCTGCCATCTTAAAATCTACAGACGGCTCTCAATCATTCCCTGTTAAAATTAGCACTCAAATTCTCAAACCAGTTGTTCACGATTGGGAGGATTGCCAAAAGTCAAGAATAGCTTATGATCTCGATCTACCTCGATTTTCATTTCTCCCCAGCATCTCCCAATACAAACATAAAATCTGGCGACGTAACTTGTTAAGTCCTGATAACCAATCGAGAGAAAAAAGGGGAGGTGACAAAAATAATGGACTACTTCATTTATCTCAAAATGACATAATAATTTCTACAAAATTTCCAAATTTAATCAAGGTAAGGAGAGGTTTTCCAACAGCGAGCTACTTTGTTGAGGTTGCCAATCAAAAGCCTGTAACGTTGGTGGATTTAAATTGCCACCTCAGACCAGGTACACATTTAGGGATTGATAACGTCGTAGTTTTGGCATCCAATAAGCCAACATTTACTCCAACTATCTATGATAAAAAACATCACAAATCAATCAATGAAGGTTTCAATCAGCGCAGAGCCTTTTTACGGTCAAAACTTCACCAGGGAAAATCTACCACGCGCCAAATCCAGCAAATCACCTTTAATCAAAACAAGCGATTAGAAAACTACCTTCATCAAACCAGCAGTTTGATTGTCAAGCGGTTGGTGGATGAGAAAATAATCCAGTTAATTAGTGGCACCAAGGTGAGGGATAAACAAAATATAAGATTAGAAAAGAAGCCTCAGAATTTTGTGGTAATTTCTCATACCCAGCTCATAAAATTTATTACTTACAAAACGGATTTATTCTGTATCAAGGTAATAATTACACAAGCATCTTATACAAATAAGCCCAGCTTTTGGGATTTAGAGCCTGTGGGTAAGCAAGAGTCTTGCCAGGGTAAGAGAGGTAAACGAGGGTGGTTTAGCTCTTTCAATGAAAGTCGGATTAATGCTGATGTGAATGCAGCGTTAAATATGATTATAAAAGTAAACGTAAACTCACCCTTAGAGGAGTGCCACAACCGTATATGTGTTTGCAATTTCACCAGTCCGGGTTGA
- a CDS encoding alcohol dehydrogenase, giving the protein MMKAIVFHTPGSPSVLKLQDIPAPTIQTETEVLVRLRAAGINPIDTKLRSRGTFYPERTPHVLGCDGAGVVEAVGAGVQSFQVGDEVFFCNGGLGGSIGTYAEFAVVDQRFLAIKPAALSFAEAAAAPLVLITAWESLYDRGRLQAGQKVLVQAGAGGVGHVAVQLAKLQGAEVCTTVSSEEKANFVKHLGADSVILYKNTNVVDEVLTWTQGQGVDLAFDTVGGETFYQTIPAVKIYGDLVTILEPDPALGNLKTARMRNLRISLELMLTPMLEGLVEEQEQQAHVLQKCARLCDRNLLKIHVSKTFPLEEAQAAHELLETGSVTGKIVIEIGG; this is encoded by the coding sequence ATGATGAAAGCGATCGTTTTTCACACGCCCGGAAGCCCGTCCGTATTGAAACTGCAAGATATCCCCGCGCCTACTATACAAACAGAAACTGAAGTTTTGGTACGGTTGCGAGCGGCGGGGATCAATCCGATAGATACTAAGTTGCGATCGCGCGGCACTTTTTACCCCGAGAGAACTCCTCACGTTTTGGGGTGCGACGGTGCTGGAGTCGTAGAGGCTGTCGGCGCTGGTGTGCAAAGTTTCCAAGTGGGAGACGAGGTTTTTTTCTGCAATGGCGGTTTGGGCGGGTCGATCGGTACTTATGCTGAGTTTGCCGTTGTAGACCAACGCTTTCTCGCCATCAAGCCTGCTGCTTTAAGTTTTGCTGAGGCGGCGGCGGCACCGTTAGTTTTAATTACAGCTTGGGAATCGCTGTACGATCGAGGGCGTTTGCAAGCCGGCCAAAAAGTGCTGGTTCAAGCTGGTGCAGGCGGTGTCGGCCACGTCGCGGTACAGTTGGCGAAGTTACAGGGGGCAGAGGTTTGCACGACCGTTAGTTCTGAGGAAAAAGCCAATTTTGTCAAGCACTTAGGGGCAGATTCAGTTATTTTATACAAAAATACCAATGTTGTCGATGAGGTTTTGACTTGGACTCAAGGACAAGGAGTTGATTTGGCTTTCGATACAGTCGGGGGAGAAACTTTTTACCAAACTATTCCGGCTGTGAAGATTTATGGAGATTTGGTAACCATTTTGGAACCCGATCCAGCTTTGGGCAATTTGAAAACAGCGAGAATGCGGAATCTGAGAATTAGCCTGGAATTAATGTTAACACCCATGCTGGAAGGTTTGGTGGAGGAACAGGAACAGCAGGCTCATGTTTTGCAGAAGTGTGCTCGTTTGTGCGATCGCAACTTGCTAAAAATTCACGTCAGCAAAACTTTCCCTCTCGAAGAAGCGCAAGCCGCTCACGAACTTTTAGAAACAGGATCGGTAACCGGTAAAATAGTGATTGAAATTGGGGGTTAA
- a CDS encoding asparagine synthase, producing MQTQKSIYPNWVIAWGPAARSHPATWATSGFAIIGAQPTFSPNQRFVLVGDCCFDRTPMLKQQIDTDGLTDLAIVAWLWEQYGTKTLSLLSGQFALAVWDRDEQTLCLGRDRVGAKTLYYTRTGTTRWIAPRLRSLNPYHDRELDLVALRDYLCCAFVPGAQTLWEAVRELRLGSYLYLPDVEAQRYWQPQEQITNADRPLEWHSQQVRSLLEQLVQEALPPGEPVAAYLSGGIDSSCVAAIATRLHDRPVHTFSMHFGAQYPSEIEFANIVAAHCGTEHHILEVSPKQIWELLPETLAAMDDPVGEGLTVPNLLLGRSAKQFADVVFNGEGGDPCFGGPKNKPMLLNSLYGSIQGKPDLSAAYLTSFQKCYVDLPRLLKPEVWEKVKNAPSVFAEELQQTETTFLNRLMRLNIEFKGADYILTKVNNLTAAAGLKARSPLFDARMVALSLQIPPEYKLSGAQEKAVLKAAVADLLPDVIVNRPKSGMVMSMQQWFLRDWQRQARSLLLNRHAAIAPYLDRTLIREWLNYRGEVFPRYGLKLWLLVTLEIWL from the coding sequence ATGCAGACTCAGAAGTCTATCTACCCTAATTGGGTAATTGCTTGGGGCCCTGCGGCCCGATCGCACCCTGCAACTTGGGCAACTTCCGGTTTTGCCATAATCGGAGCTCAACCCACCTTCAGCCCCAATCAGCGATTTGTGCTGGTAGGTGACTGCTGCTTCGATCGCACCCCCATGCTCAAACAACAGATTGACACAGATGGATTGACCGATTTGGCAATCGTCGCGTGGCTATGGGAGCAGTACGGTACTAAAACACTGAGCTTGCTGTCAGGACAATTTGCCCTTGCCGTGTGGGATAGAGACGAACAAACCTTGTGTCTGGGGCGCGATCGCGTTGGAGCCAAAACGCTTTATTACACCCGTACAGGAACGACTCGCTGGATAGCGCCCCGACTGCGATCGCTCAATCCGTATCACGATCGAGAACTTGATTTAGTTGCTTTGCGCGACTACTTGTGCTGTGCGTTTGTACCCGGAGCACAAACGCTGTGGGAAGCCGTGCGAGAGTTGCGGCTCGGTAGCTACTTGTACTTACCGGATGTTGAGGCGCAGAGATACTGGCAGCCACAGGAGCAAATTACTAACGCCGATCGCCCTTTGGAATGGCATAGTCAACAAGTGCGATCGCTTTTGGAACAACTGGTGCAGGAAGCGCTACCACCGGGAGAACCAGTCGCAGCATACCTTTCGGGCGGGATTGACTCAAGTTGCGTCGCGGCGATCGCCACAAGGCTGCACGATCGTCCGGTACACACTTTTTCGATGCACTTTGGCGCTCAATATCCCAGCGAGATTGAATTTGCCAACATCGTCGCAGCACATTGTGGCACTGAGCACCATATTTTAGAAGTTTCGCCAAAGCAAATTTGGGAGTTGCTACCGGAAACGCTGGCGGCGATGGATGATCCGGTGGGGGAAGGCTTGACGGTTCCCAATTTGCTGTTGGGGCGATCGGCAAAGCAATTCGCAGACGTGGTATTCAATGGCGAAGGCGGCGATCCGTGCTTTGGCGGGCCGAAAAATAAGCCGATGTTACTGAATAGTTTGTATGGTTCGATTCAGGGTAAACCAGATCTGAGCGCAGCTTACTTGACTTCGTTTCAAAAATGCTATGTGGATTTGCCACGTTTGCTGAAGCCGGAGGTTTGGGAAAAGGTGAAGAATGCGCCTTCCGTCTTTGCTGAGGAATTGCAACAGACAGAAACGACGTTTTTGAATCGGCTGATGCGGCTCAACATTGAGTTTAAAGGAGCCGATTACATTTTGACCAAGGTGAATAATCTCACGGCTGCAGCGGGACTAAAAGCTCGATCGCCCCTATTCGATGCGCGGATGGTGGCACTGAGTTTGCAAATTCCGCCAGAATATAAGCTTTCGGGCGCCCAGGAAAAAGCGGTTCTCAAAGCTGCTGTGGCGGATTTGCTGCCCGATGTGATTGTCAACCGTCCGAAAAGTGGCATGGTGATGTCGATGCAGCAGTGGTTTTTGAGGGATTGGCAGCGGCAAGCGCGATCGTTGCTGCTGAATCGTCATGCGGCGATCGCGCCTTACCTTGATCGAACACTAATCCGCGAGTGGCTAAACTATCGTGGAGAAGTTTTTCCCCGCTATGGGCTGAAGCTGTGGCTGCTGGTGACGCTGGAAATTTGGTTATAG
- a CDS encoding serine/threonine protein kinase: MEVYCTRPGCPRPQNYFPDLNDSSLLKTVQQKFCTACGMPLILSGRYLPVRLLGQGGFGAAFLARDRYTPAMRQCVAKLLQPSVSLTPPQLKIAQTLFEREAAVLEELGNEHSQIPSLLAFFELTVTSLQPGKNEQFFYLVQEFIDGKNLEDEQAVKGRFSEAETVEVLREILKVLDFVHSRGSIHRDIKPANIMRGKNGRLYLLDFGAVKQVTQSVGSAKASTGIYSLGYAPPEQMSGQEVYPATDLYALAVTCITLLSGLQPTELFDSYRNEWNWQSRVQVSSRLAHVLDRMLLSAPSQRFQSASEVEAALMSGPQQHSQPPTVVVAPPPIPLQPTLPPPVRVPATPPGGLQPSQRATFSIWEVLSGAAFTGFEGGLLAIALTSLLPSPGLSIGLLGMIVAGLIYGQYRRAIEQTEMLIIGAGTLALLWFFPALQTAALAIYPNSPITGVLFVGWLGALGAIAGTAIFRLIYKLLSNVF; encoded by the coding sequence ATGGAAGTTTACTGCACCCGCCCGGGCTGCCCGCGCCCTCAAAACTATTTTCCCGACCTCAATGACAGTTCGCTGCTGAAAACGGTGCAGCAAAAGTTTTGCACGGCTTGCGGGATGCCCCTGATTTTGAGCGGCCGCTATTTGCCCGTGAGGTTATTGGGTCAAGGCGGTTTTGGGGCGGCGTTTTTGGCCAGAGACCGCTATACTCCGGCGATGCGGCAGTGCGTTGCTAAACTTTTGCAGCCGTCGGTAAGTCTGACTCCGCCCCAGCTAAAAATCGCTCAAACTCTGTTTGAACGGGAAGCGGCGGTGCTGGAAGAATTGGGAAACGAACATTCCCAAATTCCGAGTTTGCTGGCTTTTTTTGAGCTGACTGTTACGAGTTTGCAGCCGGGAAAAAACGAGCAGTTTTTCTATCTGGTTCAAGAATTTATTGACGGTAAAAATTTGGAGGATGAACAGGCTGTTAAAGGCAGGTTTTCGGAGGCGGAAACGGTGGAGGTGCTGCGAGAAATTTTGAAGGTTCTCGATTTTGTGCACTCTCGCGGTTCGATTCACCGGGATATTAAACCTGCTAATATTATGCGGGGTAAAAACGGTCGGCTTTATTTATTAGATTTTGGGGCTGTTAAACAAGTAACACAAAGTGTTGGGAGTGCAAAAGCTTCGACGGGTATTTATTCTTTGGGTTACGCTCCGCCAGAACAGATGAGCGGGCAAGAAGTTTATCCGGCAACGGATTTGTATGCTTTGGCTGTGACTTGTATTACTTTGCTGAGTGGTTTGCAGCCGACGGAGCTTTTTGATAGTTACAGAAACGAGTGGAATTGGCAGTCGCGGGTGCAGGTAAGTTCGCGTTTGGCTCACGTTCTCGATCGAATGTTATTGTCAGCTCCCAGCCAGCGTTTTCAATCTGCGAGTGAGGTGGAAGCGGCTCTGATGTCTGGGCCTCAACAACATTCTCAACCACCTACAGTCGTGGTGGCGCCGCCTCCGATACCTCTTCAACCGACTCTGCCTCCTCCTGTACGGGTTCCTGCAACACCTCCGGGAGGGCTGCAACCTTCGCAGAGAGCGACTTTTTCGATTTGGGAGGTTTTGTCGGGGGCGGCGTTTACGGGTTTTGAGGGGGGGTTGCTGGCGATCGCCCTGACGAGTTTGCTGCCCTCTCCTGGCTTGAGTATCGGATTGTTGGGGATGATTGTGGCGGGTTTGATTTACGGGCAGTACCGCAGGGCGATCGAACAAACTGAGATGTTGATTATTGGTGCAGGTACTCTGGCTTTGCTGTGGTTTTTCCCGGCTTTGCAGACGGCGGCACTTGCGATTTATCCGAATTCTCCGATCACTGGCGTGTTGTTTGTGGGATGGTTGGGTGCTTTGGGTGCGATCGCTGGAACAGCTATTTTTCGCTTAATTTATAAGTTACTTTCAAACGTTTTTTAA
- a CDS encoding LysR family transcriptional regulator has translation MSDLPFTLDQLRILKAIASEGSFKRAADSLYVSQPAVSLQVQNLERQLDVPLFDRGGRRAQLTEAGHLLLSYGEKILSLCQETCRALEDLQNLQGGTLIVGASQTTGTYLLPRMIGMFRQKYPDVAVQLHVHSTRRTAWSVANGQIDLAIVGGEIPTELVEALEIVPYAEDELALILPPSHPMVQQESIQKEDLYKLQFISLDSQSTIRKVIDQVLTRCGIDTRRLKIEMELNSIEAIKNAVQSGLGAAFVSVSAIEKELLMGVLHKSQMDEVLVTRILSLIYNPNRYRSKAAEAFSNEILPQFATYSTIHEKKEPPALDLGFIEIATPNSAGS, from the coding sequence ATGTCTGACCTTCCTTTCACTTTAGACCAGTTACGCATTCTCAAGGCGATCGCCTCTGAAGGAAGCTTCAAACGCGCCGCGGACAGCCTCTATGTATCCCAGCCAGCAGTTAGCTTGCAGGTGCAAAATTTAGAGAGACAGTTGGACGTGCCGCTGTTTGACCGGGGGGGGCGGCGGGCGCAACTGACCGAAGCCGGACACCTGCTGCTGAGTTACGGCGAGAAAATTTTATCGCTTTGCCAGGAAACTTGTCGAGCTCTGGAAGACTTGCAAAATCTCCAAGGCGGTACTTTGATAGTCGGCGCTTCTCAAACAACGGGGACCTATTTGCTGCCCCGGATGATCGGGATGTTTCGCCAAAAGTACCCGGATGTAGCTGTACAGCTTCACGTTCACTCGACCCGCCGCACGGCGTGGAGTGTGGCGAACGGGCAAATCGATTTGGCAATTGTTGGCGGAGAGATTCCTACCGAACTTGTAGAAGCTTTAGAAATTGTTCCTTACGCTGAGGACGAACTGGCTCTGATTCTTCCTCCGTCCCACCCGATGGTACAACAAGAAAGTATCCAAAAAGAAGACCTTTACAAATTGCAGTTTATATCCCTCGATTCGCAGTCTACGATCCGCAAAGTAATCGATCAGGTACTGACTCGCTGCGGCATAGACACGCGCCGCTTGAAAATAGAGATGGAACTAAATTCGATCGAAGCCATTAAAAATGCCGTTCAGTCGGGGCTGGGAGCTGCTTTTGTCTCGGTTTCGGCGATCGAAAAAGAGTTGCTCATGGGCGTCTTGCACAAATCTCAAATGGACGAAGTTTTGGTAACTCGCATTTTGTCGCTGATTTACAACCCCAACCGCTACCGTTCTAAAGCAGCAGAGGCTTTCAGCAATGAAATTTTGCCCCAGTTTGCTACTTATTCGACCATCCACGAAAAGAAAGAACCCCCGGCGCTCGATTTGGGATTCATAGAAATAGCAACTCCCAACTCAGCGGGAAGTTAA
- a CDS encoding thioredoxin: MVLSVSERTFAQEVFQASTPVLVHFSAPWCGLCRAIDPTLKTFEAQWAEKVKLVGVNADQCFKLAHTYRLTSLPTLILFEGDKVRFRLEDYQGREELRRTLDSWMLAAHVASPSQRLQLQEVANR; the protein is encoded by the coding sequence ATGGTGTTGTCGGTTAGCGAACGCACTTTTGCACAAGAGGTGTTTCAAGCCTCTACCCCCGTTTTAGTTCACTTTTCGGCTCCTTGGTGCGGTTTGTGCCGCGCGATCGACCCCACCCTTAAGACTTTTGAGGCACAGTGGGCAGAAAAAGTCAAGCTCGTAGGGGTGAATGCCGATCAATGTTTCAAGTTAGCCCACACTTATCGGCTGACAAGTCTGCCCACGCTGATTTTGTTTGAGGGCGATAAAGTTCGATTTAGATTGGAAGACTACCAAGGACGCGAGGAACTGCGGCGGACTCTGGATTCCTGGATGCTCGCGGCTCACGTAGCTTCCCCATCTCAACGGCTGCAACTTCAGGAAGTCGCCAACAGGTAA